A stretch of Sinorhizobium meliloti DNA encodes these proteins:
- a CDS encoding DUF924 family protein: MTGDIEICTPEEVLKFWFTELSYDHWFTPDPGLDEQCAQRFQASHLALSRNFDNVWRETPQNWLAAVILFDQMPRNMYRGSPLAFATDCLALREAKLAIGASADMAVPREWRAFFYMPFEHSENLTDQTMSVKLFTELGDASYLDYAIRHRDVIERFGRFPHRNGILARMSSAAEEEYLAQPGAGF, encoded by the coding sequence ATGACTGGCGATATCGAGATCTGTACGCCGGAAGAGGTGCTGAAATTCTGGTTCACGGAACTTTCTTATGACCACTGGTTCACGCCGGATCCAGGGCTCGACGAGCAATGTGCGCAGCGCTTTCAGGCGTCGCACCTGGCCCTGTCCAGAAACTTCGACAATGTCTGGCGCGAGACCCCGCAGAACTGGCTGGCGGCCGTCATCCTTTTCGACCAGATGCCGCGCAACATGTATCGCGGGTCGCCGTTGGCCTTTGCCACGGATTGCCTTGCGTTGCGGGAGGCGAAGCTCGCCATCGGCGCGAGCGCCGACATGGCGGTGCCGAGGGAATGGCGCGCGTTTTTCTATATGCCGTTCGAGCACTCCGAAAACCTGACCGACCAGACCATGTCGGTCAAGCTGTTCACCGAACTCGGAGACGCCAGCTACCTCGACTATGCGATCCGGCATCGCGACGTGATCGAGCGGTTCGGGCGCTTCCCGCACCGCAATGGCATTTTGGCCCGCATGTCGTCAGCGGCCGAGGAAGAGTACCTCGCGCAGCCCGGCGCCGGGTTCTAG
- a CDS encoding SLC13 family permease → MTAEQTLSFLVLGAMMIFFIWGRFRYDIVACSALMLSVAVGIVPFDNAFDGFSDDIVIIVGSALIVSAGVARSGVVDAAIQRFLPDLQSVRAQLALLVVTVTVLSAFIKNIGALAIMIPVAFQFARRSNVQPSVFLMPMAFGSLIGGLMTQVGTSPNVVVSRVRADLTGESFTMFDFTPVGASLALVGAVFLLFGYRLVPERKSQQVGMHQAIEITDYTSEAMVPAGSPVIGKPLSNLVKIGDGGAVVIAVFRRGTHLAPLPDVVIELDDILLLEGGPAALDRIVSQAKLKISGDRAPMPNDKEKAETEAIEAVIATGSPLIGMSAQRLALFNNHNINLLAVSRQGERLKQRLGSIRLRAGDIVVLQGTRRELPSFLQDFGCLPLAQREILLGTIRRATVPLLVLATAMGATAVGVVPVQIAFFAAALAMVVFRVIPLRDVYRAVDGPILVMLAALIPVSDTLRTTGGSDLIAGWLSGMAASLPPAGALAIMVVAAMAVTPFLNNAATVLVMAPIAASFATALDYRPDAFLMAVAIGAGSDFLTPIGHQCNTLVMGPGGYRFSDYPRLGLPLSVVIVIVAVPMLMWVWPLR, encoded by the coding sequence ATGACCGCCGAACAGACCCTTTCGTTTCTCGTGCTCGGCGCCATGATGATCTTCTTCATTTGGGGTCGCTTTCGCTACGACATCGTCGCCTGCTCGGCGTTGATGCTTTCGGTTGCGGTCGGTATCGTTCCTTTCGATAACGCCTTTGACGGCTTCAGCGACGACATCGTCATCATCGTCGGCAGCGCACTGATCGTCAGCGCGGGCGTTGCACGTTCGGGTGTGGTCGATGCCGCCATCCAGCGATTTCTTCCGGATCTGCAATCGGTGAGGGCGCAGCTTGCTCTGCTCGTCGTCACGGTCACGGTACTTTCGGCCTTCATAAAGAATATCGGCGCGCTGGCGATCATGATCCCGGTGGCGTTCCAGTTCGCGCGCCGCTCGAACGTGCAGCCCTCCGTCTTCCTGATGCCGATGGCTTTCGGCTCGCTGATCGGTGGCCTGATGACGCAGGTCGGCACCTCGCCCAACGTGGTCGTGTCCCGGGTGCGTGCGGATCTGACGGGCGAGAGTTTCACCATGTTCGACTTCACGCCCGTCGGCGCTTCTCTGGCACTGGTCGGCGCGGTGTTCCTGCTGTTCGGCTATCGCCTGGTGCCGGAGCGGAAAAGTCAGCAGGTCGGCATGCATCAGGCGATCGAGATCACCGACTACACGTCCGAGGCAATGGTCCCGGCCGGGTCGCCGGTGATCGGCAAGCCGCTCAGCAACCTGGTCAAGATCGGCGATGGCGGAGCCGTAGTGATCGCCGTCTTCCGTCGCGGCACGCATCTGGCGCCGCTGCCCGATGTCGTTATCGAACTGGACGATATCCTTCTGCTCGAAGGCGGTCCCGCTGCGCTCGACCGCATCGTCTCCCAGGCAAAGCTCAAGATCTCCGGCGATCGTGCGCCGATGCCGAACGACAAGGAGAAAGCCGAGACCGAAGCCATCGAGGCGGTGATCGCCACCGGCTCACCGCTGATCGGCATGTCGGCTCAGCGCCTGGCGCTCTTCAACAATCACAACATCAACCTGCTGGCCGTCAGCCGCCAAGGCGAACGATTGAAACAGAGGCTTGGCAGCATAAGACTGCGGGCCGGCGACATCGTCGTGCTTCAGGGTACCCGCAGGGAATTGCCGTCTTTCCTGCAGGACTTCGGCTGCCTGCCGCTCGCGCAACGGGAAATCCTGCTCGGCACCATTCGCCGTGCCACCGTTCCGTTGCTTGTTCTGGCGACCGCGATGGGGGCGACCGCGGTTGGCGTCGTGCCTGTGCAAATCGCCTTTTTTGCTGCGGCGCTTGCCATGGTGGTGTTTCGCGTCATCCCTCTGCGTGACGTTTATCGCGCCGTGGACGGACCGATCCTGGTCATGCTTGCAGCGCTGATCCCCGTCAGCGACACTTTGCGCACGACGGGCGGCTCGGACCTGATCGCGGGCTGGCTGAGCGGAATGGCGGCGAGTCTGCCGCCTGCGGGGGCGCTTGCCATCATGGTCGTTGCGGCCATGGCGGTGACACCCTTTCTGAACAATGCCGCCACGGTCCTCGTCATGGCGCCGATTGCCGCCAGTTTTGCAACGGCGCTCGATTACAGGCCAGACGCGTTCCTGATGGCGGTGGCCATCGGCGCCGGCTCCGACTTCCTCACGCCGATCGGCCACCAATGCAACACGCTGGTTATGGGACCCGGCGGTTACCGGTTCAGCGACTACCCACGACTGGGTCTGCCGCTTTCCGTCGTCATCGTGATCGTCGCGGTGCCGATGCTGATGTGGGTCTGGCCGCTGCGTTAG
- a CDS encoding membrane protein encodes MTKTVPQGAAMLLDFIREAEVGSKGRASYDVIYGHNQGKLTKPLTEMTIAEVIRAQKGWARAHGSSAAGGYQFMRATLTGLLKEVPGLRGEQRFDPALQDRLALHLLNRRGFAGFVSGEISPVEFARRLAMEWASLPVLAESQGDRQRIRRGQSYYAGDGLNRALVRPEKLEAVLGAVLAAGSREDEADRVGEEAALVVPARPRRPVSRSGRFWTWLLTAGGTLVTALKELNLVALDWRVQLAILAVIVGFAVYAISSMPAVRDALGLTR; translated from the coding sequence ATGACCAAAACCGTGCCTCAAGGCGCGGCGATGCTGCTCGACTTTATCCGGGAGGCGGAAGTCGGCAGCAAGGGCCGCGCGTCTTACGACGTGATCTACGGACATAACCAGGGGAAGCTTACAAAGCCGCTTACGGAGATGACGATCGCCGAGGTGATCCGTGCGCAGAAGGGATGGGCGAGGGCGCACGGATCGAGTGCGGCGGGGGGCTATCAGTTCATGCGGGCCACGCTCACCGGGCTTTTGAAGGAAGTACCGGGACTGCGCGGAGAACAGCGCTTCGATCCCGCGCTTCAGGACCGGCTCGCCCTTCACCTTCTGAACCGCCGTGGCTTCGCCGGCTTTGTCTCCGGCGAAATCAGCCCTGTTGAATTCGCGAGGCGGTTGGCGATGGAATGGGCGTCCCTGCCGGTTCTCGCCGAAAGCCAGGGCGACCGGCAGCGGATAAGGCGCGGGCAGTCCTATTATGCCGGCGACGGGCTCAACCGAGCGCTGGTACGGCCGGAAAAGCTGGAGGCCGTGCTTGGCGCGGTGCTGGCAGCCGGTTCACGAGAGGATGAGGCGGACCGCGTGGGCGAGGAGGCGGCGCTTGTGGTTCCGGCACGCCCGCGCAGGCCGGTTTCCCGGTCCGGCCGCTTCTGGACCTGGCTGCTGACGGCCGGCGGCACGCTCGTCACGGCGCTGAAGGAGTTGAACCTTGTCGCGCTGGATTGGCGGGTGCAGCTTGCGATCCTCGCCGTAATCGTCGGTTTTGCCGTCTACGCCATCTCGTCGATGCCGGCGGTTCGCGATGCATTGGGTCTCACGCGATGA
- a CDS encoding DUF3309 family protein: MLGTVLLIILILLLIGAFPAWPYSSGWGYGPSGILGVLVVVLLILLLMGRI; the protein is encoded by the coding sequence ATGCTTGGCACCGTCCTCCTCATTATTCTGATCTTGCTTTTGATCGGCGCCTTTCCGGCCTGGCCCTACTCGTCCGGCTGGGGTTACGGCCCTTCGGGAATTCTCGGCGTTCTGGTCGTGGTCCTGTTGATCTTGCTCTTGATGGGCAGAATCTGA
- a CDS encoding DUF1515 family protein → MIDAGVHQQLGTLVAEVKNLREDLRRSEDRSDVGRVSMTRRMDELVERMRTLEGSMMLVKDDIAAMKPVTEDVRKWKLMGMGALGVIGIGGAALGVTFADVAKRVLMLTRAG, encoded by the coding sequence ATGATTGATGCCGGCGTTCACCAGCAGCTCGGGACCTTGGTAGCCGAGGTGAAGAACCTGAGGGAGGACCTGCGCCGATCGGAGGATAGATCGGATGTGGGCCGCGTATCCATGACGCGCCGGATGGACGAACTGGTCGAGCGCATGCGGACGCTCGAGGGCTCGATGATGCTCGTCAAGGACGATATTGCCGCGATGAAGCCCGTGACCGAGGATGTGCGCAAATGGAAGCTGATGGGGATGGGCGCTCTCGGCGTTATCGGCATCGGCGGGGCAGCGCTCGGCGTGACATTTGCCGATGTGGCAAAACGCGTGCTGATGCTGACGAGAGCTGGGTAG
- a CDS encoding GFA family protein, whose translation MSAGELPWQGGCRCGQVRIKVSAQPLLTMACHCTGCQRMTGSAFSLSVAIPSEGFEVTRGEPVIGGLHGATRHYFCPHCMSWMFTRPEGMDWFVNLRATMLDDPSWCRPFIETWTSEKLPWVSTSAVHSYAALPPLESYEQLLADYARHSEED comes from the coding sequence ATGAGTGCCGGAGAACTGCCCTGGCAAGGGGGATGCCGCTGCGGACAGGTGCGCATCAAGGTGAGCGCGCAACCGCTTCTTACGATGGCATGCCATTGTACCGGCTGCCAGCGAATGACCGGCAGCGCGTTCTCGTTGAGCGTCGCCATTCCGAGCGAAGGCTTCGAGGTCACACGCGGCGAGCCTGTCATCGGCGGCCTTCACGGCGCAACGCGCCACTATTTCTGTCCTCATTGCATGAGCTGGATGTTCACGCGCCCGGAAGGCATGGACTGGTTCGTCAATCTCCGCGCGACCATGCTCGACGATCCCAGTTGGTGCAGGCCGTTCATAGAAACCTGGACCAGTGAAAAGCTGCCGTGGGTGAGCACATCCGCCGTTCATAGCTACGCGGCGTTGCCACCGCTGGAGAGTTACGAGCAGTTGCTGGCGGACTATGCCAGGCATTCCGAAGAGGATTGA
- a CDS encoding terminase large subunit domain-containing protein, translated as MSVSNPSEGTIASGLSAMLREQMLLMAELHRRQRTNILAGYRPYAKQREFHAAGAAFRERLFMAGNQLGKTLAGAAEAAMHLTGRYPDWWQGRRFDRPIVMLAGSESYELTRDGVQRLLIGPPLNEEEWGTGFLPKAAIKATTRRAGASGALDSVTVRHVSGRASTLLFKAYEQGRAKWQANTVDYVWFDEEPPEDVYFEGITRTNATRGAIAVTFTPLRGLSAVVARYLMEKSPDRAVITMTIEDAEHYTPQERQRVIDSYPAHEREARTRGVPALGSGRIFPVTEESIRIDPFEIPKHWVQIGGLDFGWDHPFAAVGCAWDRDADVFHVTKIYREREATPIIHAAALKPWGAAMPWAWPHDGLQHDKGSGEQLAAQYRAQGLALLPERATFDDGTNGVEAGLSDMLQRMQSGRWKVFSTCTEWFEEFRLYHRKDGRIVKERDDLISASRYALMMKRHARANNGYANWNFTARKVL; from the coding sequence ATGAGCGTATCCAACCCATCCGAGGGGACCATTGCGTCCGGCCTTTCCGCGATGCTCAGGGAACAGATGCTGCTGATGGCGGAGCTCCACAGGCGGCAACGAACGAATATCCTCGCCGGTTACCGGCCCTATGCCAAGCAGCGGGAGTTCCATGCGGCGGGCGCGGCCTTTCGCGAGAGGCTGTTCATGGCCGGCAACCAGCTCGGCAAGACGCTGGCCGGCGCAGCGGAGGCGGCGATGCATCTGACCGGGCGCTATCCCGACTGGTGGCAGGGCCGGCGGTTCGACCGGCCGATCGTCATGCTGGCGGGCTCGGAATCCTATGAATTGACCCGCGACGGCGTGCAACGGCTGCTGATCGGTCCGCCGCTGAATGAGGAGGAGTGGGGCACCGGATTTCTCCCGAAGGCGGCGATCAAGGCGACGACACGCCGCGCCGGTGCTTCCGGTGCTCTCGACAGCGTGACGGTGCGGCATGTTTCCGGCAGAGCCTCGACCCTTCTCTTCAAGGCCTACGAACAGGGGCGCGCCAAATGGCAGGCCAATACGGTGGATTATGTCTGGTTCGACGAGGAGCCGCCCGAAGACGTCTATTTCGAGGGGATCACCCGCACCAATGCGACGCGCGGCGCGATCGCGGTCACCTTTACGCCGCTCAGGGGCCTGAGCGCGGTCGTGGCCAGGTACCTCATGGAAAAATCGCCGGACCGCGCGGTCATCACCATGACGATCGAGGATGCGGAGCACTACACGCCGCAGGAGCGACAAAGGGTGATCGACAGCTATCCCGCCCATGAGCGGGAGGCGCGCACCAGGGGCGTGCCGGCGCTCGGATCCGGCAGGATCTTTCCTGTGACGGAGGAGAGCATTCGTATCGATCCCTTCGAAATCCCGAAGCATTGGGTGCAGATCGGCGGGCTCGACTTCGGCTGGGATCATCCTTTCGCGGCGGTCGGCTGCGCCTGGGACCGGGACGCGGACGTTTTCCACGTGACGAAGATCTATCGCGAGCGGGAGGCGACGCCGATCATCCATGCGGCGGCACTGAAACCCTGGGGAGCGGCGATGCCCTGGGCTTGGCCGCATGACGGATTGCAGCACGACAAGGGCAGCGGCGAGCAACTGGCGGCGCAATACCGCGCACAGGGGCTGGCCCTTCTACCGGAGCGCGCGACCTTCGACGACGGCACCAACGGCGTGGAAGCGGGGCTCTCCGACATGCTGCAGCGGATGCAGAGCGGGCGCTGGAAGGTGTTTTCCACCTGCACGGAATGGTTCGAGGAGTTCCGCCTCTATCACCGCAAGGACGGCAGGATCGTCAAGGAACGCGACGATCTGATCTCCGCCTCACGCTACGCCTTGATGATGAAGCGCCACGCACGGGCGAACAACGGCTACGCAAACTGGAACTTCACCGCCAGAAAGGTTCTCTGA
- a CDS encoding GFA family protein has product MIEGHCHCRAVRVAVPVRPETLGDCNCSLCSRLGTLWGYYPSSEVSITDPEKKLVGYVQGDRTLTMHHCGVCGCITHWSPVGRSSPRMGVNMRVFERSVWEDIPHRLIDGASW; this is encoded by the coding sequence ATGATCGAAGGCCATTGCCATTGCAGGGCGGTCCGCGTCGCGGTCCCCGTCCGCCCCGAAACGCTCGGCGATTGCAACTGCTCGCTCTGCAGCAGGCTCGGAACGCTTTGGGGCTATTATCCTTCCAGCGAGGTCAGCATCACCGATCCTGAGAAAAAGCTCGTCGGATATGTCCAAGGCGACAGGACCCTGACCATGCATCACTGCGGCGTTTGCGGCTGCATAACCCACTGGTCGCCGGTCGGCCGCAGCTCACCGCGCATGGGGGTCAACATGCGCGTCTTCGAGCGTTCGGTCTGGGAAGATATCCCGCACCGCCTCATCGACGGCGCGAGTTGGTGA
- a CDS encoding glycosyltransferase family 2 protein, with translation MPKPKVVVVFPVYNGEKTLASSLRCIAEQTFEGFEAIILDNKSTDKTVDIAEQFCRSDDRFSLVKCEEHVGAIANFARAVQLGAERGEYFCLRACDDHSSPDFLARLVEALDTNPGKLLAACPTKLVGSSGSRIKAPNDSAFNFTGKYVAGQVPRNLTFPAEWIYGLYRADAKELLMSRWFELGNPWCFASYVVSEFVVLDLVAYVDGATLDFTEGSGSEARYRAKSFRDRLTQRLKYTTGCYALVKKLPDVSWSTRMKFFRMCWNDARRKTRYKLFWVF, from the coding sequence GTGCCCAAGCCGAAGGTCGTCGTCGTTTTCCCCGTCTACAATGGCGAAAAGACACTCGCCAGCAGTCTACGGTGCATTGCCGAACAGACGTTCGAAGGCTTCGAAGCAATCATTCTCGACAATAAATCGACTGATAAGACGGTCGACATAGCCGAGCAATTTTGCCGGTCGGACGACCGCTTTTCGCTCGTCAAATGCGAAGAACATGTAGGCGCGATAGCGAACTTCGCGAGAGCAGTACAGCTCGGCGCAGAACGCGGTGAATATTTTTGCCTGCGTGCATGCGATGACCATTCTTCCCCGGATTTTTTGGCCCGGCTCGTGGAAGCACTTGATACCAATCCCGGAAAGCTTCTTGCCGCATGTCCGACAAAGCTGGTGGGATCAAGCGGAAGCAGAATCAAAGCCCCGAACGACTCGGCCTTCAATTTCACCGGAAAGTATGTGGCCGGTCAGGTGCCAAGAAACCTCACCTTCCCCGCTGAGTGGATTTACGGTCTGTACAGAGCCGACGCAAAAGAACTGCTCATGTCACGCTGGTTCGAACTTGGAAATCCGTGGTGTTTCGCATCCTACGTCGTGTCGGAGTTTGTCGTCCTCGATTTGGTAGCGTACGTGGACGGAGCGACACTTGACTTTACAGAGGGATCTGGATCTGAGGCGCGTTATCGTGCCAAGAGTTTTCGGGATCGTCTAACTCAGAGGCTGAAATATACTACAGGGTGCTACGCTTTGGTAAAAAAGCTTCCAGACGTCAGCTGGTCGACGCGGATGAAGTTCTTTAGAATGTGTTGGAACGATGCGCGACGAAAGACTCGATACAAGCTGTTCTGGGTTTTCTAG